One segment of Triticum aestivum cultivar Chinese Spring chromosome 2A, IWGSC CS RefSeq v2.1, whole genome shotgun sequence DNA contains the following:
- the LOC123186113 gene encoding glycine-rich cell wall structural protein has translation MPGMASSKGLLVFALLLAAAAILVASTDEHTEAKKEENGAGVENFFHFGGGHHGHGGGGGGYGGGGGGYGGGGGGGYPGGGGGYGGGGGYPGHGGEGGGGYGGGGGYPGGGGGYGGGGGYPGHGGKGGGGYGGGGCHWGCCGHGLFHHHGCRCCARADEVPEPMYRAPAEVHN, from the exons ATGCCAGGCATGGCATCCAGCAAGGGTCTTCTTGTGTTCGCTCTCCTGCTTGCAGCTGCTGCTATCCTCGTCGCCTCGACTGATGAACACACTG AGGCCAAGAAGGAAGAGAATGGAGCGGGCGTAGAGAACTTCTTCCACTTTGGCGGAGGCCACCACGGGCACGGAGGCGGCGGGGGAGGCtatggcggaggcggaggaggttacggcggaggaggaggcggcggctacccaggcggcggcggaggctacggcggcggtggcggctacccTGGCCACGGTGGGGAAGGCGGTGGAggttacggcggcggcggcggctacccaggcggcggaggaggctacggcggcggtggcggctacccTGGACACGGTGGAAAAGGCGGCggaggctacggcggcggcggatgtCACTGGGGCTGCTGCGGCCACGGGCTGTTCCATCACCATGGCTGCCGCTGCTGTGCGCGCGCGGACGAGGTTCCGGAGCCCATGTACCGGGCGCCGGCGGAGGTCCACAACTGA
- the LOC123190469 gene encoding tRNA (guanine-N(7)-)-methyltransferase: protein MAWTAAASLCCRLVRAPPVRRRARRRTLCSAARSTDAVDREYADLNLRPLYPNRGHHLRIRQHVNPLSALFVEPTEPPEWTEVFEDPLLPLMVDIGCGSGRFLVWLAKNSGERRNYLGLEIRQKLVERTQFWVTELGLRNVYFMFANATVSFEQIVLSYPGPLSLVSILCPDPHFKKRHHKRRVLQTPLVDSITKNLCLGGRVLVQSDVLDVATDMRERFDGYADVFEHADRIDKDLQCDDEGWLLDNPMGIRTEREIHAELEGATIYRRMYQKTRCFSPDYSIS, encoded by the exons ATGGCTTGGACGGCCGCGGCCTCCCTGTGCTGCCGCCTCGTCCGCGCGCCCCCCGTCCGTCGCCGCGCTCGGCGCCGGACCTTGTGCTCCGCCGCGCGGAGCACCGACGCGGTGGACAGGGAGTACGCGGACCTCAATCTCCGCCCCCTCTACCCCAAT CGGGGCCATCACCTTCGCATCCGGCAGCACGTGAATCCGCTCAGCGCCTTGTTCGTC GAACCCACGGAGCCGCCTGAATGGACGGAGGTGTTCGAGGACCCCCTGCTGCCCCTCATGGTCGACATCGGCTGCG GGAGTGGGAGATTCTTGGTTTGGTTAGCAAAGAACTCCGGTGAAAGGCGGAATTACCTCGGACTGGAAATCCGGCAGAAG TTGGTCGAGCGGACACAGTTCTGGGTAACAGAATTGGGGCTTAGAAATGT TTACTTTATGTTTGCAAATGCAACGGTGTCTTTCGAGCAAATTGTGTTATCATACCCTGGTCCCCTATCGCTTGTTTCAATACTG TGTCCTGATCCTCACTTTAAGAAAAGGCATCACAAGAGAAGAGTTCTACAGACACCATTGGTGGATTCGATCACAAAGAACCTTTGTCTGGGTGGGCGG GTGCTTGTACAATCAGATGTGCTTGATGTAGCTACAGACATGAGAGAAAGGTTTGATGGATACGCGGATGTGTTTGAGCATGCTGATCGTATTGATAAAGATCTTCAGTGTGACGACGAAGGTTGGCTTCTGGACAACCCTATGGGAATACGGACAGAGAGGGAAATCCATGCTGAGCTGGAAGGAGCGACCATATACAGGAGGATGTACCAAAAGACGAGATGTTTCTCACCAGATTACTCCATCAGTTAA